Part of the Triticum urartu cultivar G1812 chromosome 2, Tu2.1, whole genome shotgun sequence genome, AGTGGTCGCAAGAGCGACCAGCAGAGGCGCCCTCGCGGCGGCCGGCAGCGGAATGCAGTGGTGCTACGCGGTGTGCTCCTGTCGGTGACACCCTGCCTTCTCCCCGCCGGACGGCTGTTGGTCTGCACCGCACTGGGAAGAGTGGAGGGCTTGCGATGGAGAATGACGAGGAGGGGAGCGCCCCCCCAAACCGCCGATGTCACAGACTTTGAGGTCGCTGCCCGCGGGAAAAACAGCATGCCCGCCGCCCATGGGGGAAACCGTATGCCCAAGATCCCCGACGCAGTGGACGAGATTGAGGTCCTTTGCACAGCGAAGGGCAATTTGGACGAGCAGCAGCTGCAGACCACGCATCTCCCGCACACGCCGACGCGCTAGGAGGCCGCGCGCAGCAGCCtgcagcctcaccgccgccgacACGTGGCGGGTAGTGATCCAAGCCGGAagcggtgacggcgacggcgggAACTTGATCTGCTGGATGGGGACGCCCTGGGGAAGCGGTGATGGCGACGACGGGAACATGATCTGGTGGATCGGGACTCCCACCGGCGCGGTCGATGCAGGGCCGGAGCTGAACGACGGTGGCTGCTGCAGCGGAGCGCCGGGCGCGGCGGAGGCCGCCAAGAGCGGCGGCTGCCATTGCAACCAGGGCggggcggtggtggcggtggatggAAGCTGCAGCGGCTGCTGCAGCGGCCCAGCGAGCGCGGCGGGGACGCCCTGGGGCAGTAGCAGCGACTGCTGCGACGGATCGCCGGGCGTGGCGGAGGCCGCCAGGAGCGGCGGCTGCCACTGCAGCCAGGGCGGGGCGGTGGATGGCAGCTGCACCGGCTGCTGCAGTGACCCGGCGAGCGCGGCGGAGGCCGCCTGGTGCGGCGGCTGCCACGGCAGCCACGGCGGCACGGTGGCGGCGATGGGCGGCGCAGCTGGGTGCGGCCCGTAGGACCCGGCCAAGAACAGGCGGATCTTCTGGACCGCCTGGGTTAGGTCCCGCAGCGCCCCGAACACCTCCTCCGGGGTGAGGACGGCGGGGGCGGGTGTGACGGAGGATCCCGGCAGCGGAAGAGACGGGTTGGGCGGCAGTGAAGACATGATCGAACCGAAGCTGGCTGATACCAAATTGTTATGGtgctgctagaaggagggcgcgagagggccggccgggggccttttgcccacgtccgggcaagatggaagggatttccttcttaattcttgcttgattagattgatacatctcctctctttatatagagaggtttacttgactcccaagcaaggcttacttgacccctaagcaagcgacccttatctctaattaaccctaagactaacGGGATATACCGGCAGCCCAGGccattaggcccattacgtactctaacaGTCCCACACCACTAAACTTTTAACGTGAAGCAGATTGAAACTTAATGCAGGAAACTCTTAATACAAGAAGTGTGAAGCATAGAgatttaccacagacctttgtaTTCTTGCATCTAAGAACAGATGATCTCCCTATTCTGAGCAGAAATATGAAAGTATAACCTTGAGGTGATCAAGTTTGTTGCATCCAAGATTTTGCGGACCTAATGACATAAGCACTTGTGGTTTCTCTCAAACAAGTACTTGTGGTTGAGTGAATGACTGATGTTGTGAGGCAACCATGCTAAATATATTTATTCTGTTCCTGTTTTCTATTTAGTTTGTTATCTCTCACTCCTTCATGCAGTACTTCATAAGTAGGGTAACTAATGTGACCCTTCTTCATCAAGTCCTCAACAAGTATCTTTGGTGCAGCTATCTTCTTCTTATCAGCACTCAAGATGGTATCTACAACCTCGGGAACAACTCCAATTCTAACCATGACACGAATAACGCCCACAGCTTCCGTAATCTGATGGTTCACTGCGAGTGTATTTATTACACGGCCAAAAGTAGCCATTGATGGAATGAAACCCCCATTTATCATTTCCACGAGATGCTCGTATGCACGGTCAACATTTGCAGTCTTGCATGATCCATCAATTAGGACGCGATAAGTATACGAATCAGGTCTATATCCCTTCTGGACCATCTTCTCAAAAATACTTTCAGCCATTTGCATGTTCAGTTGACTGCAATATGCGCTAATTAGGATATTAAATGTATCAGCTGTTGTGGAGTACCCCTTTTCCTCCAATTTTTGAAAAAGTATGTACGCTCCCTCAATCTCACCATTCCTACAAAATCCATGAATAAGTGTGTTGAAGCTAACTGCATCAGGAGCTAGTCCTTCTTGACTCATCCTCACTATCACCCCAGAGGCCTCTTCCAATTTATTGGACTTGCAGAAATTCTCTATCAGTATGTTGTAGGTAATAGTGTTTGGGCGACATCCTTTAAGTGTCATCTCTTTGAATGTTTCGTTAACTTCATTGGCCTTCCCAGACTTGCAGAGACCATTAAGGACCGAATTGTATGTGATAGCATCAGGGGTGATGCCATATGTCCACATCCTTTCAACAAGCTGAAGAGCACTGTCCAGCTTCAACCTCTTGCAGTACCCATCAATCAATGTGTTGAAGGTGAACACATCAGGAAGGTATCCTTTCAAAATGGCATCGTTCATCACAACTGTGGCATCCGAAATATTCCCCATTTTGCACAGCCCATTGATAACAATGTTGTATGTCCAAATGTCAGGATGACAACCGTCCTCGGACATCTCATTCATGACCTGCAAGGCCTGCAAGATCAGCCCCTGGCGACAGAGTCCCTTGATAAGAGAATTGTACACTACCAGATCAGGTTTCAGTTCTTTTGCTTGGGCCTCATTAAACAGCTCCAGCGCCCTCTCGATATCACCCTCGGCACATAGGCCATTGATCAAGGAGCAATATGTGACCCGGTCCGGTACAAAACCTTTAAAGACAGCATCCTTAAGGAGCTCAGTAGCTTCTTGCATCATTCCCATCTTGCAGTACCCATCAATAATGGTGTTATAGGTGAAATCATCTGGCATGCAGCCCCGGTTCATCATCCTACGAAGGTAGTGTGCAGCCTCCTGGGCTCTGTAGCCCTTGCAAAGGCCACGGATGAGCGTGTTGTAGGTCACAACGTCTGGTGTGATGTAGTCGTCCATCTCTTTTACAAGTGCAACGGCTTGGGCCAACCTCCCACATTCGCAGAGCCCCCTGATCCAAATATTGTAGGTGAACCTGTTCACAGACATCCCCCGCTTGAGAACCTTGGCGAGAAGCGCGGCAGCCTCAGAGATATCCCCTTTCTTGCAAAGATCATGCAGGACCTTGTTAAAAGTGGCAGTATCAAGGAACACCGGTCCCTGGAGCATTTCATCGAACAGGCGACGTGCGTCGTGGGGGTGGCCGTGCGCATAGAGTCCAGACACGACGGTGCAGTATGCGACGGGTCTGGCATGGCATCCACGGTCTGGCAGAGTGCGCAGGAGTCTGAGGGCAACATGCGGGCGGGCGGTGAGGCAGAAGGAGCGGAGGCGGATGGTGTGGGTGTGAAGGTCGGGGGCAAGCCCGGTGGCGAGCATCCTGACGTAGACCTTGTGagcctggtggtggtggtgggcgTGGACGAGGGCGTCCATTATGGCGTTATAGGCGGTGGCTTGGGGCGGGCAGGCGAAGAGGTCCATGCGCTCGAAGGCGTCGACGGCGGCCTGGAGGCGGCCGGCCCGGGCGAAGGCGCGTATGGAGGCGACGTAGAGCGGGTGGAGGGAGGCGGGGGCGAGGGCCGAGCGCGCGGAGGCGAGGGCGGCGTGGACGGCATCGACGCGGCCGGTGGAGGCGAGGCGGTGGATCAGAGCGCCGTACGCCGGGGCCGTCAAAGCGACGGCTTCGCCTGGCATTCGCCGATATCGAATTCGCGCGCGCGCACGCAACGGCTGACACTGCTCTTCTGAATTTCTGATGCTGCTGCTGCATGTCAATGTCTACTGGGCTGGACTTAAAGCCTACGTTAACAATTATGGATTTTAAGAGCAACTTTAGTGGAGCGATCCATTTTATTCATTTGGGTCATCCGCATATAAAAATTGACCCAACAGGCAGCGTTCACCTGCTGTCCGTTTTGTATCCGCGCGGACTCATTTTTGTCTCAAATTTAAGAAAATTTGGGTCAAAAGTGGACATAAAGCGGGCGCTATCTATGCCCTCCCCGTCCGCCTCTGTCCGGTTGCATGTGCTGCCTGCCCCACTTGCCATCCACCCATCCATCCCATCCTGTCTCTCTCCTCCTTTTTCTTCTCCCACTCACCCACCCCGCTCGTTCTTCTCCGGCGCTGGTGCTCCGCCGTGGTGGGCTCGTGCTCCCCCGGCCGCGCCCGTCGACTCGCCTTGCCTGGCCTTGCCTCGCCGCGCCCAAGCTCGCGGGATGCGGCgcgcacgagcgaggcacgggcAGGGCGAGGATGCCTCCGGCCAGCGCGGGGCGTGGAGCGGCAGCGCGCGGGACGCGGCGAGTTACAGCGCGAGCGAGGCACGGGCAGAGGCGCGCGAGGCACGACGAGGATGGCTCCGGCGAGCTACAGCGCGAGCGGGGCGCGGCGCGCAGGGGGCGGCAGCGCGCGGGGCGGCTCCGTCGGGCGCAAGGGTGGCGAGCTGCAGCGCGAGCGGTGCGCGGCCAGATGCAACACATGGGAAACGCGGCGAGCTGCAGCATGAGACGCGGGGGCGGGGGCGCAACTAGATGCGGCAGGCAGGAGCTGTGGCGGgcgcgagctggcgcagcgggcGCGGTGAGCTGCGGCGAGCGCGGCGGGCATGCTGCTCCGACAGTGCAGGTGGctgcgtgcgtgcgtgcatgcACAACGCATGCTACCCCGCGTGCGTAGCTAGCCGCTCCCGTGCTTGCCGTGGCCTTCGCTCGCCCTGCTTGTCGTGGCCTTCGCTCGCCCCGCTTGCGACCTCCCCTCCAATACATGGAACTCGCCACGGTGCGCCAAGCTTGCGTTGCCGCGCAGCAGAGCCATGGCGGGCTCCAGCTCGTCCGCTCGCCCGGGCGGCGCTACTGCAGCCGTTGGTCTCGCCCTGCGCCGAACCCGGCCTGGCCTCGCCTCCCCGCGCCCAGCTGCTGCACGGTCTCGCCCACCGCCCGACCTCAAGCAGCAGGCTCCAGCTCGTCCAGGCCATGGCCAACGTGCACCGGCGTTTGCGAGCTCTATGTGTTTGACGAAATGCCGACCCGGACATGCATAAAATGGGTCTGCCTTCCGTTGAGCGCACTTGCCGACCTAAACGAAAAAGCGGATACGGACgggcgacccaaacggacaaaaagcggACAAAATCGGTGTCCGTTTGAGTCGctccgttggagttgctctaaatATGTTCATGAATTTAAAGGAACTATTCAGGTTTCTTTAAAACACATGAATTCGTAAAAAAACTGTTGatgattttttttacttttttatggatttaaaaatattcatgaattagaaaaaatgataaaagaaatggg contains:
- the LOC125535938 gene encoding putative pentatricopeptide repeat-containing protein At1g74580; translation: MPGEAVALTAPAYGALIHRLASTGRVDAVHAALASARSALAPASLHPLYVASIRAFARAGRLQAAVDAFERMDLFACPPQATAYNAIMDALVHAHHHHQAHKVYVRMLATGLAPDLHTHTIRLRSFCLTARPHVALRLLRTLPDRGCHARPVAYCTVVSGLYAHGHPHDARRLFDEMLQGPVFLDTATFNKVLHDLCKKGDISEAAALLAKVLKRGMSVNRFTYNIWIRGLCECGRLAQAVALVKEMDDYITPDVVTYNTLIRGLCKGYRAQEAAHYLRRMMNRGCMPDDFTYNTIIDGYCKMGMMQEATELLKDAVFKGFVPDRVTYCSLINGLCAEGDIERALELFNEAQAKELKPDLVVYNSLIKGLCRQGLILQALQVMNEMSEDGCHPDIWTYNIVINGLCKMGNISDATVVMNDAILKGYLPDVFTFNTLIDGYCKRLKLDSALQLVERMWTYGITPDAITYNSVLNGLCKSGKANEVNETFKEMTLKGCRPNTITYNILIENFCKSNKLEEASGVIVRMSQEGLAPDAVSFNTLIHGFCRNGEIEGAYILFQKLEEKGYSTTADTFNILISAYCSQLNMQMAESIFEKMVQKGYRPDSYTYRVLIDGSCKTANVDRAYEHLVEMINGGFIPSMATFGRVINTLAVNHQITEAVGVIRVMVRIGVVPEVVDTILSADKKKIAAPKILVEDLMKKGHISYPTYEVLHEGVRDNKLNRKQEQNKYI